A genome region from Mycobacteriales bacterium includes the following:
- a CDS encoding ABC transporter substrate-binding protein: VDVVFDALDSSGNVDLCRSMDNEALKVKAKVTTVQNWNSSVRTDFAASPVCRNSLYSTGNDRNYSDQRYPAVKAFRTAMHRYLPNRDGKLSMWELEGWAAAQWLTDAMTSCGAQLTRGCVERYMNRAQPYDGHGLLTPRSFVVSRHPGRPSRNCLNVARWQDSADGGRGGWVTQVPNMDTNCFVVPNVPYRP, from the coding sequence CGTCGACGTGGTCTTCGACGCGCTGGATTCGAGCGGCAACGTCGACCTCTGCCGGTCGATGGACAACGAGGCGCTGAAGGTGAAGGCCAAGGTGACGACGGTGCAGAACTGGAATTCCTCGGTGCGCACCGACTTCGCCGCGTCGCCGGTGTGCCGCAACTCGCTGTACTCCACGGGGAACGACCGCAACTATTCCGACCAGAGATACCCCGCGGTCAAGGCCTTCCGCACCGCGATGCACCGCTATCTGCCGAACCGGGACGGCAAGTTGTCGATGTGGGAGCTCGAGGGTTGGGCCGCCGCACAATGGCTCACCGACGCGATGACCTCGTGTGGTGCACAACTGACCCGCGGGTGCGTCGAGCGGTACATGAACCGGGCGCAGCCCTACGACGGGCACGGACTCCTCACCCCGCGCAGCTTCGTGGTTAGCCGGCACCCGGGCCGGCCGAGCCGAAACTGTCTCAACGTGGCGCGCTGGCAGGACTCGGCCGACGGCGGGCGTGGTGGCTGGGTGACGCAGGTCCCGAACATGGACACCAACTGTTTCGTCGTACCCAACGTCCCTTACCGCCCCT